One genomic window of Sebastes umbrosus isolate fSebUmb1 chromosome 15, fSebUmb1.pri, whole genome shotgun sequence includes the following:
- the LOC119502660 gene encoding CMP-N-acetylneuraminate-beta-galactosamide-alpha-2,3-sialyltransferase 1-like isoform X2 → MFSKVKVLIVVLGVTSMSVFWRVYMTPPRSPPRDGIPCACDSCLSEDDPWFTQRFNKSVEPFLSANHNLSEDAFNWWKQLQAEGRSFSTYRRTVDRLFQMFPPSPVVIEPRPDRCRTCAVVGNSGNLKRSHHGPLIDFHDVVIRMNTGRIKGYEADVGSRTTHRIMYPESAVDLDNTTHLVLAPFKILDLEWITKALTTGFSGKSYMPVKSNIKANKDLVMVMNPAFMRYVHDMWLQKKGRYPSTGFLALILALHICDEVHVFGYGADSDGNWSHYWEKLKDRKLKTGVHPGNHEYGVIQELAMQRKLTFYQGW, encoded by the exons ATGTTTTCAAAGGTGAAGGTGCTCATTGTCGTGCTGGGTGTGACCAGCATGTCTGTGTTCTGGAGAGTGTACATGACGCCGCCACGCTCGCCGCCAC GGGACGGAATCCCCTGTGCTTGTGACAGCTGTTTATCTGAAGATGATCCCTGGTTCACTCAGCGTTTCAACAAATCTGTTGAACCGTTTCTGTCAGCAAACCACAATCTGTCAGAGGACGCTTTCAACTGGTGGAAG CAGTTACAGGCTGAAGGACGCAGCTTCAGTACCTACAGAAGAACAGTGGACAGGCTGTTCCAGATGTTCCCACCCAGTCCAGTTGTTATAGAACCCAGACCTGACCGCTGCAGGACTTGTGCTGTGGTGGGGAACTCTGGGAATCTGAAGAGATCACATCATGGACCTCTCATAGATTTCCATGACGTCGTCATACG AATGAACACTGGTCGTATCAAAGGTTATGAAGCAGATGTTGGGAGCAGAACAACTCATCGGATCATGTATCCAGAGAGCGCTGTGGATTTAGATAACACCACCCATCTGGTGCTGGCTCCATTTAAAATACTGGATCTTGAGTGGATCACGAAGGCCCTCACCACCGGATTCTCTGGAAA GTCATACATGCCAGTAAAGTCAAATATCAAGGCTAACAAGGATTTG GTGATGGTCATGAACCCAGCTTTCATGAGGTATGTTCATGACATGTGGCTGCAAAAGAAGGGCAGGTATCCATCCACTGGCTTCCTGGCTCTGATTCTTGCCCTGCACATTTGTGATGAG GTTCATGTGTTTGGTTATGGAGCAGACAGTGATGGGAACTGGAGCCATTACTGGGAAAAACTCAAAGACAGGAAGTTAAAAACTGGAGTACATCCTGGGAATCATGAGTATGGGGTCATCCAGGAGCTAGCTATGCAACGAAAACTCACGTTTTATCAAGGGTGGTGA
- the LOC119503662 gene encoding CMP-N-acetylneuraminate-beta-galactosamide-alpha-2,3-sialyltransferase 1-like isoform X2 — MFSKVKVLIVVLGVTSMSVFWRVYMTPPRSPPRDGIPCACDSCLSEDDPWFTQRFNKSVEPFLSANHNLSEDAFNWWKQLQAEGRSFSTYRRTVDRLFQMFPPSPVVIEPRPDRCRTCAVVGNSGNLKRSHHGPLIDFHDVVIRMNTGRIKGYEADVGSRTTHRIMYPESAVDLDNSTHLVLVPFKILDLEWITKALTTGFSGKSYKPVKSNIKANKDLVMVMNPAFMRYVHDMWLQKKGRYPSTGFLALILALHICDEVHVFGYGADSDGNWSHYWEKLKDRKLKTGVHPGNHEYGVIQELAMQRKLTFYQGW; from the exons ATGTTTTCAAAGGTGAAGGTGCTCATTGTCGTGCTGGGTGTGACCAGCATGTCTGTGTTCTGGAGAGTGTACATGACGCCGCCACGCTCGCCGCCAC GGGACGGAATCCCCTGTGCTTGTGACAGCTGTTTATCTGAAGATGATCCCTGGTTCACTCAGCGTTTCAACAAATCTGTTGAACCGTTTCTGTCAGCAAACCACAATCTGTCAGAGGACGCTTTCAACTGGTGGAAG CAGTTACAGGCTGAAGGACGCAGCTTCAGTACCTACAGAAGAACAGTGGACAGGCTGTTCCAGATGTTCCCACCCAGTCCAGTTGTTATAGAACCCAGACCTGACCGCTGCAGGACTTGTGCTGTGGTGGGGAACTCTGGGAATCTGAAGAGATCACATCATGGACCTCTCATAGATTTCCATGACGTCGTCATACG AATGAACACTGGTCGTATCAAAGGTTATGAAGCAGATGTTGGGAGCAGAACAACTCATCGGATCATGTATCCAGAGAGCGCTGTGGATTTAGATAACTCCACCCATCTGGTGCTGGTTCCATTTAAGATACTGGATCTTGAGTGGATCACGAAGGCCCTCACCACCGGATTCTCTGGAAA GTCATACAAGCCAGTAAAGTCAAATATCAAGGCTAACAAGGATTTG GTGATGGTCATGAACCCAGCTTTCATGAGGTATGTTCATGACATGTGGCTGCAAAAGAAGGGCAGGTATCCATCCACTGGCTTCCTGGCTCTGATTCTTGCCCTGCACATTTGTGATGAG GTTCATGTGTTTGGTTATGGAGCAGACAGTGATGGGAACTGGAGCCATTACTGGGAAAAACTCAAAGACAGGAAGTTAAAAACTGGAGTACATCCTGGGAATCATGAGTATGGGGTCATCCAGGAGCTAGCTATGCAACGAAAACTCACGTTTTATCAAGGGTGGTGA
- the LOC119502660 gene encoding CMP-N-acetylneuraminate-beta-galactosamide-alpha-2,3-sialyltransferase 1-like isoform X1 translates to MFSKVKVLIVVLGVTSMSVFWRVYMTPPRSPPRSPPRSPPRSPPRSPPWDGIPCACDSCLSEDDPWFTQRFNKSVEPFLSANHNLSEDAFNWWKQLQAEGRSFSTYRRTVDRLFQMFPPSPVVIEPRPDRCRTCAVVGNSGNLKRSHHGPLIDFHDVVIRMNTGRIKGYEADVGSRTTHRIMYPESAVDLDNTTHLVLAPFKILDLEWITKALTTGFSGKSYMPVKSNIKANKDLVMVMNPAFMRYVHDMWLQKKGRYPSTGFLALILALHICDEVHVFGYGADSDGNWSHYWEKLKDRKLKTGVHPGNHEYGVIQELAMQRKLTFYQGW, encoded by the exons ATGTTTTCAAAGGTGAAGGTGCTCATTGTCGTGCTGGGTGTGACCAGCATGTCTGTGTTCTGGAGAGTGTACATGACGCCGCCACGCTCGCCGCCACGCTCGCCGCCACGCTCGCCGCCACGCTCGCCGCCACGCTCGCCGCCTTGGGACGGAATCCCCTGTGCTTGTGACAGCTGTTTATCTGAAGATGATCCCTGGTTCACTCAGCGTTTCAACAAATCTGTTGAACCGTTTCTGTCAGCAAACCACAATCTGTCAGAGGACGCTTTCAACTGGTGGAAG CAGTTACAGGCTGAAGGACGCAGCTTCAGTACCTACAGAAGAACAGTGGACAGGCTGTTCCAGATGTTCCCACCCAGTCCAGTTGTTATAGAACCCAGACCTGACCGCTGCAGGACTTGTGCTGTGGTGGGGAACTCTGGGAATCTGAAGAGATCACATCATGGACCTCTCATAGATTTCCATGACGTCGTCATACG AATGAACACTGGTCGTATCAAAGGTTATGAAGCAGATGTTGGGAGCAGAACAACTCATCGGATCATGTATCCAGAGAGCGCTGTGGATTTAGATAACACCACCCATCTGGTGCTGGCTCCATTTAAAATACTGGATCTTGAGTGGATCACGAAGGCCCTCACCACCGGATTCTCTGGAAA GTCATACATGCCAGTAAAGTCAAATATCAAGGCTAACAAGGATTTG GTGATGGTCATGAACCCAGCTTTCATGAGGTATGTTCATGACATGTGGCTGCAAAAGAAGGGCAGGTATCCATCCACTGGCTTCCTGGCTCTGATTCTTGCCCTGCACATTTGTGATGAG GTTCATGTGTTTGGTTATGGAGCAGACAGTGATGGGAACTGGAGCCATTACTGGGAAAAACTCAAAGACAGGAAGTTAAAAACTGGAGTACATCCTGGGAATCATGAGTATGGGGTCATCCAGGAGCTAGCTATGCAACGAAAACTCACGTTTTATCAAGGGTGGTGA
- the LOC119503662 gene encoding CMP-N-acetylneuraminate-beta-galactosamide-alpha-2,3-sialyltransferase 1-like isoform X1 has protein sequence MFSKVKVLIVVLGVTSMSVFWRVYMTPPRSPPRLPPRSPPRSPPRSPPWDGIPCACDSCLSEDDPWFTQRFNKSVEPFLSANHNLSEDAFNWWKQLQAEGRSFSTYRRTVDRLFQMFPPSPVVIEPRPDRCRTCAVVGNSGNLKRSHHGPLIDFHDVVIRMNTGRIKGYEADVGSRTTHRIMYPESAVDLDNSTHLVLVPFKILDLEWITKALTTGFSGKSYKPVKSNIKANKDLVMVMNPAFMRYVHDMWLQKKGRYPSTGFLALILALHICDEVHVFGYGADSDGNWSHYWEKLKDRKLKTGVHPGNHEYGVIQELAMQRKLTFYQGW, from the exons ATGTTTTCAAAGGTGAAGGTGCTCATTGTCGTGCTGGGTGTGACCAGCATGTCTGTGTTCTGGAGAGTGTACATGACGCCGCCACGCTCGCCGCCACGCTTGCCGCCACGCTCGCCGCCACGCTCGCCGCCACGCTCGCCGCCTTGGGACGGAATCCCCTGTGCTTGTGACAGCTGTTTATCTGAAGATGATCCCTGGTTCACTCAGCGTTTCAACAAATCTGTTGAACCGTTTCTGTCAGCAAACCACAATCTGTCAGAGGACGCTTTCAACTGGTGGAAG CAGTTACAGGCTGAAGGACGCAGCTTCAGTACCTACAGAAGAACAGTGGACAGGCTGTTCCAGATGTTCCCACCCAGTCCAGTTGTTATAGAACCCAGACCTGACCGCTGCAGGACTTGTGCTGTGGTGGGGAACTCTGGGAATCTGAAGAGATCACATCATGGACCTCTCATAGATTTCCATGACGTCGTCATACG AATGAACACTGGTCGTATCAAAGGTTATGAAGCAGATGTTGGGAGCAGAACAACTCATCGGATCATGTATCCAGAGAGCGCTGTGGATTTAGATAACTCCACCCATCTGGTGCTGGTTCCATTTAAGATACTGGATCTTGAGTGGATCACGAAGGCCCTCACCACCGGATTCTCTGGAAA GTCATACAAGCCAGTAAAGTCAAATATCAAGGCTAACAAGGATTTG GTGATGGTCATGAACCCAGCTTTCATGAGGTATGTTCATGACATGTGGCTGCAAAAGAAGGGCAGGTATCCATCCACTGGCTTCCTGGCTCTGATTCTTGCCCTGCACATTTGTGATGAG GTTCATGTGTTTGGTTATGGAGCAGACAGTGATGGGAACTGGAGCCATTACTGGGAAAAACTCAAAGACAGGAAGTTAAAAACTGGAGTACATCCTGGGAATCATGAGTATGGGGTCATCCAGGAGCTAGCTATGCAACGAAAACTCACGTTTTATCAAGGGTGGTGA
- the LOC119503662 gene encoding CMP-N-acetylneuraminate-beta-galactosamide-alpha-2,3-sialyltransferase 1-like isoform X3, translating to MFSKVKVLIVVLGVTSMSVFWRVYMTPPRSPPRDGIPCACDSCLSEDDPWFTQRFNKSVEPFLSANHNLSEDAFNWWKLQAEGRSFSTYRRTVDRLFQMFPPSPVVIEPRPDRCRTCAVVGNSGNLKRSHHGPLIDFHDVVIRMNTGRIKGYEADVGSRTTHRIMYPESAVDLDNSTHLVLVPFKILDLEWITKALTTGFSGKSYKPVKSNIKANKDLVMVMNPAFMRYVHDMWLQKKGRYPSTGFLALILALHICDEVHVFGYGADSDGNWSHYWEKLKDRKLKTGVHPGNHEYGVIQELAMQRKLTFYQGW from the exons ATGTTTTCAAAGGTGAAGGTGCTCATTGTCGTGCTGGGTGTGACCAGCATGTCTGTGTTCTGGAGAGTGTACATGACGCCGCCACGCTCGCCGCCAC GGGACGGAATCCCCTGTGCTTGTGACAGCTGTTTATCTGAAGATGATCCCTGGTTCACTCAGCGTTTCAACAAATCTGTTGAACCGTTTCTGTCAGCAAACCACAATCTGTCAGAGGACGCTTTCAACTGGTGGAAG TTACAGGCTGAAGGACGCAGCTTCAGTACCTACAGAAGAACAGTGGACAGGCTGTTCCAGATGTTCCCACCCAGTCCAGTTGTTATAGAACCCAGACCTGACCGCTGCAGGACTTGTGCTGTGGTGGGGAACTCTGGGAATCTGAAGAGATCACATCATGGACCTCTCATAGATTTCCATGACGTCGTCATACG AATGAACACTGGTCGTATCAAAGGTTATGAAGCAGATGTTGGGAGCAGAACAACTCATCGGATCATGTATCCAGAGAGCGCTGTGGATTTAGATAACTCCACCCATCTGGTGCTGGTTCCATTTAAGATACTGGATCTTGAGTGGATCACGAAGGCCCTCACCACCGGATTCTCTGGAAA GTCATACAAGCCAGTAAAGTCAAATATCAAGGCTAACAAGGATTTG GTGATGGTCATGAACCCAGCTTTCATGAGGTATGTTCATGACATGTGGCTGCAAAAGAAGGGCAGGTATCCATCCACTGGCTTCCTGGCTCTGATTCTTGCCCTGCACATTTGTGATGAG GTTCATGTGTTTGGTTATGGAGCAGACAGTGATGGGAACTGGAGCCATTACTGGGAAAAACTCAAAGACAGGAAGTTAAAAACTGGAGTACATCCTGGGAATCATGAGTATGGGGTCATCCAGGAGCTAGCTATGCAACGAAAACTCACGTTTTATCAAGGGTGGTGA
- the LOC119502660 gene encoding CMP-N-acetylneuraminate-beta-galactosamide-alpha-2,3-sialyltransferase 1-like isoform X3, producing MFSKVKVLIVVLGVTSMSVFWRVYMTPPRSPPRDGIPCACDSCLSEDDPWFTQRFNKSVEPFLSANHNLSEDAFNWWKLQAEGRSFSTYRRTVDRLFQMFPPSPVVIEPRPDRCRTCAVVGNSGNLKRSHHGPLIDFHDVVIRMNTGRIKGYEADVGSRTTHRIMYPESAVDLDNTTHLVLAPFKILDLEWITKALTTGFSGKSYMPVKSNIKANKDLVMVMNPAFMRYVHDMWLQKKGRYPSTGFLALILALHICDEVHVFGYGADSDGNWSHYWEKLKDRKLKTGVHPGNHEYGVIQELAMQRKLTFYQGW from the exons ATGTTTTCAAAGGTGAAGGTGCTCATTGTCGTGCTGGGTGTGACCAGCATGTCTGTGTTCTGGAGAGTGTACATGACGCCGCCACGCTCGCCGCCAC GGGACGGAATCCCCTGTGCTTGTGACAGCTGTTTATCTGAAGATGATCCCTGGTTCACTCAGCGTTTCAACAAATCTGTTGAACCGTTTCTGTCAGCAAACCACAATCTGTCAGAGGACGCTTTCAACTGGTGGAAG TTACAGGCTGAAGGACGCAGCTTCAGTACCTACAGAAGAACAGTGGACAGGCTGTTCCAGATGTTCCCACCCAGTCCAGTTGTTATAGAACCCAGACCTGACCGCTGCAGGACTTGTGCTGTGGTGGGGAACTCTGGGAATCTGAAGAGATCACATCATGGACCTCTCATAGATTTCCATGACGTCGTCATACG AATGAACACTGGTCGTATCAAAGGTTATGAAGCAGATGTTGGGAGCAGAACAACTCATCGGATCATGTATCCAGAGAGCGCTGTGGATTTAGATAACACCACCCATCTGGTGCTGGCTCCATTTAAAATACTGGATCTTGAGTGGATCACGAAGGCCCTCACCACCGGATTCTCTGGAAA GTCATACATGCCAGTAAAGTCAAATATCAAGGCTAACAAGGATTTG GTGATGGTCATGAACCCAGCTTTCATGAGGTATGTTCATGACATGTGGCTGCAAAAGAAGGGCAGGTATCCATCCACTGGCTTCCTGGCTCTGATTCTTGCCCTGCACATTTGTGATGAG GTTCATGTGTTTGGTTATGGAGCAGACAGTGATGGGAACTGGAGCCATTACTGGGAAAAACTCAAAGACAGGAAGTTAAAAACTGGAGTACATCCTGGGAATCATGAGTATGGGGTCATCCAGGAGCTAGCTATGCAACGAAAACTCACGTTTTATCAAGGGTGGTGA
- the LOC119503661 gene encoding CMP-N-acetylneuraminate-beta-galactosamide-alpha-2,3-sialyltransferase 1-like, with the protein MCHQAQQGLTKFERLPDHRHHTAKMVKKGMVLIVVLGVTSMSVFWRVNMTPPRPCACDRCLSEDDSWFTQRFNKSVEPFLSANYNLSEDAFNWWKRLQVERRSFSTYRRTVDRLFQMFPPSPVVIEPRPDRCRTCAVVGNSGNLKRSHYGPLIDFHDVIIRMNRGHIKGYEADVGSRTTHRVMYPESAVDLDNSTHLVLAPFKILDLEWVMKALTTGFSGKSYAAIKSNIKANKDLVMVMNPAFMRYVHDMWLQKKGMYPSTGFMGVVLALHICDEVHVFGYGADSDGNWSHYWEKLTNKKFRTGGHPGNHEYGVIQELAMQRKLTFYTGW; encoded by the exons ATGTGCCACCAGGCGCAACAAGGACTAACGAA ATTTGAGCGGCTTCCCGATCACAGGCATCACACAGCCAAGATGGTTAAAAAAGGGATGGTGCTTATTGTCGTGCTGGGTGTGACCAGCATGTCTGTGTTCTGGAGAGTAAACATGACACCGCCACGCCCCTGTGCTTGTGACAGGTGTTTATCTGAAGATGATTCCTGGTTCACTCAGCGTTTCAACAAATCTGTTGAACCATTTCTGTCAGCAAACTACAATCTGTCAGAGGACGCTTTCAACTGGTGGAAG CGGTTACAGGTTGAACGACGCAGCTTCAGTACCTACAGAAGAACAGTGGACAGGCTGTTCCAGATGTTCCCACCCAGTCCAGTAGTTATAGAACCCAGACCTGACCGCTGCAGGACTTGTGCTGTGGTGGGGAACTCTGGGAATCTGAAGAGATCACATTATGGACCTCTCATAGATTTCCATGACGTCATCATACG AATGAACCGTGGTCATATCAAAGGCTATGAAGCGGATGTTGGGAGCAGAACAACTCATCGGGTCATGTATCCAGAGAGCGCTGTGGATTTAGATAACTCCACCCATCTAGTGCTGGCTCCATTTAAGATACTAGATCTTGAGTGGGTCATGAAGGCCCTCACCACTGGATTCTCTGGAAA GTCATACGCGGCAATAAAGTCAAATATCAAGGCTAACAAGGATTTG GTGATGGTCATGAACCCAGCTTTCATGAGGTATGTTCATGACATGTGGCTGCAAAAGAAGGGCATGTATCCATCCACTGGCTTCATGGGTGTGGTTCTTGCCCTGCACATTTGTGACGAG GTCCATGTGTTTGGTTATGGAGCAGACAGTGATGGGAACTGGAGCCATTACTGGGAAAAACTCACAAACAAGAAGTTTAGAACTGGAGGACATCCTGGGAATCATGAGTATGGGGTCATCCAGGAGCTAGCTATGCAACGAAAACTCACGTTTTATACAGGGTGGTAA